The following proteins are encoded in a genomic region of Pyrus communis chromosome 11, drPyrComm1.1, whole genome shotgun sequence:
- the LOC137707794 gene encoding uncharacterized protein produces MAQGLWETMAQGVSAAMSRVFHPLVPNTSTGFECQCKPFFEAVQAGRWETAKDFCIQHPEAVRVRHPSSGKTALHIAVEAGHVDIVKELVSLMEEGDLEIKSTQDGRTALAIAAIKGITEMAQCMVTRNEKLLGIPDSNNELPIVLAYLLGHRHMARYLYSVTPLEDLMPDKGPHGATIISNCFTSKEFGKSF; encoded by the exons ATGGCACAAGGTCTTTGGGAGACCATGGCACAAGGTGTTTCGGCGGCCATGTCACGCGTGTTTCATCCATTAGTGCCCAATACAAGCACAG GATTTGAATGTCAGTGTAAACCTTTCTTTGAGGCTGTGCAAGCTGGCCGTTGGGAAACTGCAAAGGACTTTTGCATCCAACATCCGGAGGCAGTAAGAGTAAGACATCCATCTTCTGGGAAGACAGCTCTTCACATTGCAGTTGAAGCTGGGCATGTGGATATTGTGAAAGAATTGGTGTCGTTGATGGAAGAGGGCGACTTGGAAATAAAATCAACACAGGATGGTCGGACAGCTCTTGCTATTGCTGCAATTAAAGGGATTACCGAAATGGCTCAATGCATGGTAACAAGGAACGAAAAATTACTCGGCATTCCCGATTCAAACAACGAACTTCCAATTGTGTTAGCTTATTTGCTTGGGCATCGGCATATGGCTCGATATCTCTACTCCGTCACTCCACTTGAAGATTTAATGCCAGACAAAGGACCTCATGGCGCTACAATAATCTCCAATTGTTTTACATCCAAAGAATTTGGTAAAAGTTTTTAA
- the LOC137708711 gene encoding uncharacterized protein, with protein MEYYEPPILACAINEVLAQLAGRNSSSVPTVVAPFFLESSKLKGESKSATKFESKCSLYGIRIGSETAISKAMATKTQKPPPSLQIHHEPLACFLQLVRVLKLPTYVLIGQRGQRISDKEEFQILYEIGELLASTLNLSFSRDKITWNPTRKSKDDGEPWRALYG; from the exons ATGGAATACTATGAACCGCCAATACTAGCCTGCGCTATTAATGAAGTTCTAGCGCAATTAGCAGGGCGGAATTCATCCTCAGTTCCTACAGTCGTTGCCCCATTTTTCCTAGAGTCATCCAAGCTAAAGGGGGAAAGTAAATCTGCAACAAAATTTGAAAGCAAATGTTCACTTTATGGTATAAGGATTGGTTCAGAAACAGCCATAAGCAAGGCTATGGCAACCAAAACCCAGAAGCCACCGCCAtccttgcagattcatcatGAACCTTTGGCTTGCTTTCTTCAGTTGGTCCGTGTTTTGAAGTTGCCAACATATGTTCTTATCGGGCAAAGAGGTCAACGCATTTCTGATAAAGAAGAGTTTCAG ATACTTTATGAGATTGGAGAACTTTTAGCAAGCACTTTGAACCTTTCCTTTTCAAGAGACAAGATCACATGGAATCcaacaagaaaatcaaaagacgATGGGGAGCCTTGGCGTGCATTATATGGTTAG
- the LOC137709124 gene encoding ankyrin repeat-containing protein NPR4-like, whose translation MKIVHVHSLAFLKLMCEEINKDWDMQQMSSPYVRSAIFLAVRRGNVEFVTYMCKANPELLWATNEKVRGIFHVAIECRQEKIYNLLYGISAKDWVTNLADRDFNNKLHMAGLLSPSAQAQLNRIPGAALQMQRELQWYKEVATILPPKCREYRNKDKLLTPRELFTKNHSELLKEGEKWMKETATSYTVVGALIITIMFAAVITIPGGNGDTGFPTFIDEKLLMLFMISDAISLFSSTTATLTFLGILTSRYAEDDFLKSLPTTMIIGLATLFFAIATMMIAFSAGLLIIVRRESWIVIPTILLSSVPVTLFAWMQFPS comes from the exons ATGAAGATTGTCCATGTCCactcacttgcatttttaaagCTCATGTGCGAAGAGATAAATAAAGATTGGGATATGCAACAAATGAGTTCTCCCTATGTGCGTTCGGCAATCTTCCTAGCTGTTAGGAGGGGGAACGTggaatttgttacttatatgTGTAAAGCAAATCCTGAACTTCTGTGGGCAACAAATGAGAAGGTAAGGGGCATATTTCACGTTGCCATCGAATGTCGTCAAGAAAAGATTTATAACCTTCTATATGGGATCTCTGCGAAAGACTGGGTGACAAATCTTGCTGATAGAGATTTTAATAACAAGCTACATATGGCTGGGTTGTTGTCCCCATCTGCACAAGCACAACTTAATCGTATTCCAGGTGCAGCATTGCAAATGCAGCGTGAACTACAATGGTACAAG GAAGTAGCGACTATTTTACCTCCTAAGTGTCGTGAGTATAGGAACAAAGATAAACTTTTGACACCAAGGGAACTATTTACAAAGAATCACAGTGAATTGCTAAAGGAAGGAGAAAAATGGATGAAAGAGACTGCAACTTCTTACACTGTTGTAGGTGCTCTTATTATTACCATCATGTTTGCTGCAGTAATCACAATTCCTGGAGGAAATGGAGATACTGGCTTTCCCACATTCATCGATGAAAAATTGTTAATGTTATTTATGATTTCAGATGCTATATCACTATTTTCTTCCACGACTGCAACGTTGACGTTTCTCGGAATTCTCACGTCACGTTACGCAGAAGATGATTTCCTGAAGTCCTTGCCCACAACGATGATAATTGGTCTTGCCACTCTTTTTTTTGCTATCGCAACCATGATGATTGCATTTTCTGCTGGCCTTCTAATTATAGTTCGTCGGGAGTCCTGGATTGTGATTCCGACCATACTTCTTTCAAGTGTTCCAGTCACTTTATTTGCTTGGATGCAATTCCCCTCCTAG